A region from the Curtobacterium sp. MCBA15_012 genome encodes:
- a CDS encoding FAD-dependent monooxygenase yields the protein MYDALIIGGGPVGVFVACELKLAGANPLVIERLPGIDQWDKAHGLTGQVVRLLDHRGLFERCAGAAEPCPAPSFFFGALPLPLHVLGERNPMYLLHINQRDLERVLNDRAAELGVEICRGIDLRPFRQHDDRVDITVVDTTTEVESTLSGRYLIGSDGARSTVRKQSGIGFPGNTDRHVVDRTVLIAPTDDLIAAGPGRVRVAGLGEIAAAFHRTETGVATIALHDPEHPLVYTAEWEDEPEESSPGNGAAMTLTEMEDSLERVLGVRIALAPPAEGKPTLLRRLSGRNTRVADRYRDRRVFLLGDAAHVHSAAGGPGLNLALQDAANLAWKIAADVAGTAPAGLLDTYETERRPLGQRVFMQTQAQTALMAPGSDVTVLRALFAELLTDTGTVRRIADLLAGADVRYEMGPTDPDGPTGWFAASAQLTLVDGTRSRVPALLHAARPVLIDADGSLRDAAAPWTDRVEHVELARGSGLSSMLIRPDGFVAWSQTDPTDVRAALRTWFGGPRGAAVSATTTSGA from the coding sequence ATGTACGACGCCCTCATCATCGGTGGCGGCCCCGTGGGCGTCTTCGTCGCCTGCGAACTGAAGCTCGCGGGCGCGAACCCGCTGGTCATCGAACGCCTCCCCGGGATCGACCAGTGGGACAAGGCGCACGGCCTCACCGGCCAGGTGGTCCGTCTGCTCGACCACCGAGGCCTCTTCGAGCGTTGCGCAGGGGCAGCTGAGCCGTGTCCGGCTCCGAGCTTCTTCTTCGGCGCACTTCCCTTGCCGTTGCACGTGCTCGGCGAGCGGAACCCGATGTACCTGCTGCACATCAACCAGCGCGACCTGGAGCGCGTCCTGAACGACCGCGCCGCCGAGCTGGGCGTCGAGATCTGCCGCGGCATCGACCTGCGGCCCTTCCGACAGCACGACGACCGTGTCGACATCACCGTCGTCGACACCACGACCGAGGTCGAGAGCACACTGTCGGGTCGGTACCTGATCGGGAGCGACGGGGCGCGGAGCACCGTCCGCAAGCAGTCCGGCATCGGCTTCCCGGGGAACACCGATCGCCACGTGGTGGACCGCACGGTACTGATCGCCCCGACGGACGACCTGATCGCAGCCGGCCCGGGAAGGGTGCGGGTCGCCGGACTCGGCGAGATCGCAGCAGCGTTCCACCGGACCGAGACCGGAGTCGCGACGATCGCGCTCCACGACCCGGAGCACCCGCTTGTCTACACCGCGGAGTGGGAGGACGAGCCCGAGGAGAGCTCGCCCGGCAACGGAGCGGCGATGACCCTGACCGAGATGGAGGACAGCCTGGAACGCGTCCTCGGCGTCCGCATCGCCCTCGCACCGCCCGCGGAGGGGAAGCCCACCTTGCTGCGTCGCCTGTCCGGCAGGAACACGCGTGTCGCCGACCGCTACCGCGACCGACGCGTGTTCCTGCTCGGCGACGCTGCCCACGTCCACTCAGCAGCAGGAGGCCCCGGCCTGAACCTCGCACTGCAGGACGCGGCGAACCTCGCGTGGAAGATCGCCGCCGACGTCGCCGGAACAGCTCCGGCAGGGTTGCTCGACACCTACGAGACGGAACGCCGACCGCTCGGGCAACGGGTCTTCATGCAGACGCAGGCGCAGACGGCGCTCATGGCTCCCGGGTCCGACGTCACCGTCCTCCGCGCCCTCTTCGCCGAGCTGCTCACCGACACGGGCACCGTGCGGCGCATCGCCGACCTGCTCGCAGGCGCAGACGTCCGCTACGAGATGGGTCCCACAGATCCGGACGGCCCCACCGGCTGGTTCGCCGCGTCCGCACAGCTCACCCTCGTCGACGGCACCCGTAGCCGCGTACCCGCGCTGCTCCACGCCGCACGTCCCGTCCTGATCGACGCCGACGGGAGCCTGCGCGACGCTGCAGCCCCGTGGACAGACCGTGTCGAGCACGTGGAACTCGCCCGCGGGAGCGGACTGTCCTCGATGCTGATCCGACCCGACGGGTTCGTGGCGTGGTCGCAGACCGACCCCACCGACGTCCGGGCAGCACTCCGGACCTGGTTCGGTGGACCCCGCGGGGCTGCCGTGAGCGCTACCACGACGAGCGGAGCCTAG
- a CDS encoding TetR/AcrR family transcriptional regulator — protein MAGTSSLRDQKKAALRDQLSVTTVLLARKRGLDNVRVEDIVQEVGVSRRTFGNYFSSKEDAIADRHVQRVRAAATDLAQRPHDEPLWDAVTAALLAPYRTHGAPDSSPEDRSSLVAVLATPDMQSAVDRGARTANTVLAHAIATRLGIDRDDPLPGAVAAAALSTLLSTLQSWAASSQTGSLEPMLVEAFERLGSGFDRLHV, from the coding sequence ATGGCAGGAACCTCTTCCCTCCGCGACCAGAAGAAGGCGGCGCTCCGCGATCAACTGAGCGTGACGACCGTGTTGCTGGCGCGCAAGCGTGGCCTCGACAACGTCCGTGTCGAGGACATCGTCCAGGAGGTCGGCGTCTCCCGGCGGACGTTCGGCAACTACTTCTCCAGCAAGGAAGACGCGATCGCCGACCGCCACGTGCAACGGGTCCGGGCCGCGGCGACGGACCTCGCACAGCGCCCTCACGACGAGCCGCTGTGGGACGCGGTCACCGCGGCACTGCTGGCTCCCTACCGGACGCACGGGGCGCCGGACTCCTCTCCGGAGGACCGCAGCAGCCTCGTGGCCGTGCTCGCGACACCCGACATGCAGTCCGCGGTCGATCGTGGCGCGAGAACAGCGAACACCGTCCTCGCGCACGCGATCGCCACGCGACTGGGGATCGACCGCGACGACCCGCTACCGGGGGCGGTGGCGGCGGCCGCGCTCTCCACCCTGCTGTCCACCCTGCAGTCCTGGGCGGCGAGCAGCCAGACGGGCTCGCTCGAGCCGATGCTCGTCGAAGCCTTCGAACGACTCGGAAGCGGCTTCGACCGCCTCCATGTGTGA
- a CDS encoding Ig-like domain repeat protein yields MRVRTILAGFAVAGLAGLAIVGADVTVAGAAAPAQTTFTDQTFRGTDAGTGWVLPSTPAAANGNSACLTAAPRASSPIPGCGAVQAAGAGALRLTSTAQAQIGAVGAKQAVPTDKGLDASFTTYQYNGSGADGMVFYLAATDPYNPAVPTRTGYTGGSLGYAAYPAGGAEGLQHAYLGVGFDTYGGFAGNYTGCVGDQSRGGASNSVTVRGAGNGYSGYCVASVTPAAGSLRGSVSTDRSVVAVPVEVVVNPTTSALSARKNPSVSVPAGQYAVIFTSRGAGQQVVTGALPKLDPNGNVAGVDPSWVDPATGYPYKLTYGFTAGTGGATDVHEVTDLVATTAAGAVPVLTARTGGATSVAHAGSGTVTVTPTVSADGGSETRAVRTTTTFPAGVTPSADGASGDGWTCSVSGQVASCEQAAAARTAGTDLPTLTIPFTVTGTARTATVSTIVSSIDAEAVTVTGSVTVAPQAATVAVDDTSVSVGDDATLRATVASSETTGATVPTGTVRFTATTTGAALCDATLTAGVASCTLTAPDAGTTAITATYLGDADHATAQGTGTLLVSKLPTAVTATSPDAAQPVAAGAPVTLRVGGIVPRSSGPAPTGTVEFREAGRVLCTVTLPDSSCEVASLASGRHRIVAVYSGDSAYAASTSDELVVTVQDAVVVTVPGTPAPTTAAPGATPSSSAAAHAAADVHGLAFTGSTIALWTGTALAVALLLAGVVLLLVRRTRLGRN; encoded by the coding sequence GTGCGCGTCCGCACCATCCTCGCCGGCTTCGCCGTGGCGGGTCTCGCCGGACTCGCGATCGTCGGCGCCGACGTCACCGTGGCCGGTGCCGCCGCCCCGGCCCAGACGACCTTCACCGACCAGACCTTCCGAGGTACCGATGCCGGGACCGGCTGGGTCCTCCCGTCGACGCCGGCAGCGGCGAACGGCAACAGCGCGTGTCTGACCGCCGCGCCGCGGGCCTCGTCGCCCATCCCCGGCTGCGGCGCGGTCCAGGCGGCCGGCGCCGGCGCGCTCCGGCTCACCTCGACGGCACAGGCGCAGATCGGCGCGGTCGGCGCGAAGCAGGCGGTCCCCACGGACAAGGGCCTCGACGCGTCGTTCACGACCTACCAGTACAACGGCAGCGGCGCGGACGGCATGGTCTTCTACCTGGCGGCGACCGACCCGTACAACCCCGCCGTCCCCACGCGGACCGGGTACACCGGCGGTTCGCTCGGTTACGCCGCGTACCCGGCAGGTGGGGCCGAGGGGCTGCAGCACGCCTACCTCGGTGTCGGGTTCGACACCTACGGCGGCTTCGCGGGCAACTACACCGGCTGCGTCGGTGACCAGAGCCGCGGCGGCGCGAGCAACTCCGTGACCGTCCGCGGCGCGGGCAACGGGTACTCCGGCTACTGCGTGGCCTCCGTCACGCCCGCTGCCGGCTCGCTCCGCGGCTCCGTCTCCACCGATCGCAGCGTGGTCGCCGTGCCGGTCGAGGTCGTCGTCAACCCGACGACGTCGGCGCTGTCGGCGCGGAAGAACCCGAGCGTGTCGGTGCCGGCCGGGCAGTACGCCGTCATCTTCACGAGCCGTGGCGCCGGGCAGCAGGTCGTCACGGGCGCCCTGCCGAAGCTGGACCCGAACGGCAACGTCGCCGGTGTCGACCCGTCGTGGGTCGACCCGGCCACCGGCTACCCCTACAAGCTCACCTACGGCTTCACGGCCGGCACCGGTGGTGCGACCGACGTGCACGAGGTCACCGACCTGGTGGCGACGACCGCCGCCGGCGCGGTCCCCGTCCTCACGGCGCGGACGGGAGGCGCGACCAGCGTCGCCCACGCCGGTTCCGGCACCGTGACGGTCACCCCGACGGTCTCCGCCGACGGCGGTTCCGAGACGCGCGCCGTCCGCACCACGACCACCTTCCCGGCCGGCGTCACGCCGTCGGCCGACGGCGCGTCCGGTGACGGCTGGACCTGCTCCGTCTCCGGCCAGGTCGCCTCGTGCGAGCAGGCCGCGGCCGCCCGCACGGCGGGCACCGACCTGCCGACGCTGACGATCCCGTTCACGGTGACGGGCACCGCCCGCACCGCCACGGTCTCGACGATCGTCTCGTCCATCGACGCCGAGGCGGTCACGGTCACCGGCAGCGTCACGGTCGCCCCGCAGGCCGCGACGGTCGCGGTCGACGACACATCCGTCTCCGTCGGCGACGACGCGACGCTCCGTGCGACGGTCGCCTCGTCCGAGACCACCGGGGCCACCGTGCCGACCGGCACCGTCCGGTTCACCGCGACGACGACCGGGGCAGCGCTCTGCGACGCGACGCTCACCGCCGGTGTGGCGTCGTGCACGCTGACCGCACCGGACGCTGGCACCACCGCGATCACCGCGACGTACCTCGGCGACGCCGACCACGCGACCGCCCAGGGCACGGGCACGCTCCTCGTGTCGAAGCTCCCGACCGCCGTCACCGCGACGTCCCCGGACGCCGCGCAGCCTGTGGCCGCCGGTGCCCCGGTGACCCTCCGGGTCGGCGGGATCGTCCCGCGGAGCAGCGGCCCCGCTCCGACCGGCACGGTCGAGTTCCGTGAGGCCGGCCGGGTGCTCTGCACCGTCACGCTCCCGGACTCCAGCTGCGAGGTCGCGTCGCTCGCGTCCGGACGCCACCGCATCGTCGCCGTGTACTCCGGTGATTCCGCGTACGCCGCGTCGACCTCGGACGAGCTCGTCGTGACCGTGCAGGACGCGGTCGTCGTGACCGTCCCGGGCACGCCTGCCCCGACGACCGCCGCGCCCGGCGCGACACCGTCGTCCTCGGCGGCTGCGCACGCTGCGGCTGATGTCCACGGTCTGGCCTTCACGGGCTCGACCATCGCGCTCTGGACCGGCACCGCACTCGCGGTCGCGCTGCTCCTCGCCGGCGTGGTGCTCCTCCTGGTCCGGCGGACCCGGCTCGGGCGGAACTGA
- a CDS encoding GNAT family N-acetyltransferase — translation MELTFRATDLTQETDREWLTTFLTSNRFPFHVRTTPTREWVERRIADGAYAGPDHALLRVVIDGVSEGLVVLDDLDDDAPLIDVRLAERARGRGHGAPLLRALATYVFASFPEVDRIEAQTRDDNVAMRRVLVRNGWVKEAHYRRTWPVDEGEARDSVAYALLRDDHRTGRVTPFRNEETPER, via the coding sequence ATGGAGTTGACGTTCCGCGCGACGGACCTCACACAGGAGACGGACCGGGAGTGGTTGACCACGTTCCTGACGTCGAACCGGTTCCCGTTCCACGTCAGGACCACGCCGACCCGCGAGTGGGTCGAACGGCGGATCGCCGACGGTGCCTACGCCGGCCCGGACCACGCGCTCCTCAGGGTCGTGATCGACGGGGTCAGCGAGGGCCTGGTGGTGCTCGACGACCTCGACGACGACGCACCGCTGATCGACGTCCGCCTCGCGGAACGCGCCCGGGGGCGGGGTCACGGCGCGCCGCTCCTGCGCGCGCTGGCGACGTACGTCTTCGCGTCGTTCCCGGAGGTCGACCGGATCGAAGCGCAGACCCGGGACGACAACGTCGCGATGCGTCGCGTCCTCGTGCGGAACGGGTGGGTGAAGGAAGCGCACTACCGGCGGACCTGGCCCGTGGACGAGGGCGAGGCTCGGGACTCGGTCGCGTACGCCCTCCTGCGCGACGATCACCGGACCGGGCGGGTGACGCCCTTCCGCAACGAGGAGACCCCCGAGCGCTGA
- a CDS encoding TetR family transcriptional regulator, whose protein sequence is MAWDVEGTQRRLREAARTEFAAHGFEGTTVAAVAARAGVNKERLYSYFGDKRALWDLVLTGELERLAAAVGLSGAGLDDIGEFAGATFDYHAEHPELGRLLQWEGLQSGPPAGAEVRTQHYQEKVARFADAQRRGVLDPSVDPGHLVFALIALAAWWQTVPQLAAMITGAGADDQEERAARRRFVVDAARRIASPDHG, encoded by the coding sequence GTGGCATGGGACGTCGAGGGGACACAGCGTCGGCTGCGCGAGGCCGCACGCACGGAGTTCGCCGCGCACGGGTTCGAGGGGACGACCGTCGCCGCCGTCGCCGCTCGGGCCGGGGTGAACAAGGAGCGGCTCTACAGCTACTTCGGCGACAAGCGAGCGCTCTGGGACCTCGTGCTCACCGGCGAACTCGAGCGACTCGCCGCCGCGGTGGGTCTGTCCGGCGCCGGACTGGACGACATCGGCGAGTTCGCGGGCGCGACGTTCGACTACCACGCGGAGCACCCGGAACTCGGCCGGCTGCTGCAGTGGGAGGGCCTGCAGAGCGGCCCGCCCGCCGGTGCCGAGGTCCGCACGCAGCACTACCAGGAGAAGGTCGCGCGCTTCGCCGATGCCCAGCGTCGCGGCGTGCTCGACCCGTCCGTCGACCCGGGACACCTCGTGTTCGCGCTGATCGCGCTGGCCGCCTGGTGGCAGACCGTTCCGCAGCTCGCGGCGATGATCACCGGTGCCGGGGCGGACGACCAGGAGGAACGCGCCGCCCGCCGACGCTTCGTGGTCGACGCCGCGCGGCGGATCGCGTCACCGGACCACGGCTGA
- a CDS encoding SDR family NAD(P)-dependent oxidoreductase, with the protein MHGPDHLPEALQLPGPGTIAVVTGANSGIGLEIARQLLEHGVTVWMGARDAERGRRAAAELGAGARVVQLDVTDPASVAAAAAHVGAVDVLVNNAGVNPGGEDVTGTSLDQLRTAYETNVFGLVAVTQAFLPALRESAHPRIVNVSSGTGSLAWTGGPNPQFDWERTRGGGLAYRSSKTAVNAITVLTAQAVGDGVKVNALAPGLRRTNLVADMDVGGAPAEAAAGALRLAFLPDDGPTGALWSWDGSRVPW; encoded by the coding sequence ATGCACGGACCAGACCACCTGCCGGAGGCACTCCAGCTGCCCGGACCCGGGACGATCGCCGTCGTCACCGGTGCGAACAGCGGCATCGGACTCGAGATCGCGCGCCAGCTGCTCGAGCACGGGGTGACCGTGTGGATGGGCGCGCGCGACGCGGAACGGGGGCGACGCGCCGCTGCCGAGCTCGGCGCCGGAGCGCGCGTGGTCCAGCTCGACGTGACGGACCCCGCGTCGGTGGCGGCCGCCGCGGCACACGTCGGAGCGGTGGACGTCCTGGTGAACAACGCCGGGGTCAACCCCGGTGGTGAGGACGTCACGGGGACGTCGCTCGACCAACTGCGGACGGCCTACGAGACGAACGTCTTCGGCCTCGTCGCCGTGACCCAGGCGTTCCTCCCTGCACTGCGCGAGTCCGCGCACCCGCGCATCGTGAACGTGTCGAGCGGTACCGGGTCCCTGGCGTGGACCGGTGGCCCGAACCCGCAGTTCGACTGGGAGCGCACGCGGGGCGGCGGCCTGGCCTACCGGAGCTCGAAGACCGCCGTCAACGCCATCACCGTGCTCACCGCCCAGGCGGTCGGCGACGGCGTCAAGGTGAACGCGCTCGCGCCCGGCCTGCGTCGGACGAACCTCGTCGCGGACATGGACGTGGGTGGTGCGCCGGCCGAGGCCGCCGCGGGCGCGCTCCGGCTCGCGTTCCTGCCGGACGACGGTCCGACGGGTGCGCTCTGGTCGTGGGACGGGAGTCGCGTGCCCTGGTGA
- a CDS encoding alpha/beta fold hydrolase → MTPAAPTTPTTPAVVLVHGAFADSSSWNAVAAQLAAADVDVVAFANPLRSVRADAGALVDLVRSLDRPVVLVGHSYGGMVATQAAADLDGVTALVFVGAFVPAPGESAGDLAGRFPGSTLGDTLVPTPLTDGGTEFRIDPARFHQQFAHDVEPAQAAAMAVAQRPVTEGALGEPLGAASAAWSTLPSWSVFGDDDRNIPVASHRWMAERAGFVGVTELAGASHAIAVSQPDAVAAAVLAAVRHGA, encoded by the coding sequence ATGACGCCCGCCGCGCCGACCACGCCGACCACGCCGGCCGTCGTCCTCGTGCACGGCGCCTTCGCCGACTCGTCGAGCTGGAACGCCGTCGCCGCGCAGCTCGCGGCGGCCGACGTCGACGTCGTCGCGTTCGCGAACCCGCTGCGCAGCGTCCGCGCCGACGCCGGCGCCCTCGTCGACCTCGTCCGCTCCCTGGACCGTCCGGTCGTCCTCGTCGGCCACTCCTACGGCGGCATGGTCGCGACGCAGGCCGCGGCCGACCTCGACGGCGTCACCGCCCTGGTGTTCGTCGGCGCGTTCGTCCCCGCCCCCGGCGAGAGCGCGGGCGACCTGGCCGGACGCTTCCCGGGCAGCACGCTCGGCGACACCCTCGTGCCGACGCCGCTCACCGACGGCGGCACCGAGTTCCGCATCGACCCGGCGCGGTTCCACCAGCAGTTCGCCCACGACGTCGAGCCAGCACAGGCGGCCGCGATGGCCGTCGCGCAGCGCCCCGTCACCGAGGGCGCCCTCGGCGAACCCCTCGGTGCCGCGAGCGCCGCGTGGTCGACCTTGCCGTCGTGGTCGGTGTTCGGCGACGACGACCGGAACATCCCGGTCGCGTCGCACCGCTGGATGGCCGAGCGCGCCGGGTTCGTCGGCGTCACCGAGCTCGCGGGCGCATCGCACGCGATCGCGGTGTCACAGCCGGACGCCGTCGCCGCCGCGGTGCTCGCCGCGGTCCGCCACGGCGCCTGA
- a CDS encoding alpha/beta hydrolase yields MTTANPRGIALEPAAQAFVEATAEPPFLYQLAPEDGRAAVDGVQDSPVWKPEVDETWTTVEGGPTGSVRVRIVKPEGSTGVLPVVLYTHGAGWVFGDAHTHDRLVRDLAVGTGAAVVFPEYDRAPEHRYPVQNEQSYAVAQWVVQHGAEQGLDGSTMAVAGDSVGGNMAIALNLMAAERGDVSFTGAVLFYPVTDASFDTPSYEQFAEGYFLAREGMKWFWDQYTTSESERAEVTASPLRATEEQLATFPPTLVVTGEADVLRDEGEAFAAKLRRAGVEVTAVRYGGIIHDFVMVNSMHDTPQAKAAVTQAVAHLSAALASRA; encoded by the coding sequence ATGACCACCGCGAACCCCCGAGGCATCGCCCTCGAACCCGCCGCGCAGGCCTTCGTCGAGGCGACCGCCGAGCCGCCGTTCCTGTACCAGCTCGCCCCCGAGGACGGTCGCGCGGCCGTCGACGGCGTGCAGGACTCCCCCGTCTGGAAGCCCGAGGTCGACGAGACCTGGACCACCGTCGAGGGCGGGCCCACCGGCTCGGTCCGCGTGCGGATCGTCAAGCCGGAGGGGTCGACGGGCGTCCTGCCGGTCGTGCTCTACACGCACGGTGCCGGCTGGGTGTTCGGCGACGCCCACACCCACGACCGCCTGGTCCGCGACCTCGCGGTGGGCACCGGCGCGGCCGTCGTGTTCCCCGAGTACGACCGTGCGCCCGAGCACCGCTACCCGGTGCAGAACGAGCAGTCCTACGCCGTCGCGCAGTGGGTCGTCCAGCACGGCGCCGAGCAGGGCCTCGACGGCAGCACCATGGCGGTCGCGGGGGACTCGGTCGGCGGCAACATGGCCATCGCCCTGAACCTCATGGCGGCCGAGCGCGGCGACGTGTCCTTCACCGGCGCGGTGCTGTTCTACCCGGTCACCGACGCGTCGTTCGACACCCCGTCGTACGAGCAGTTCGCCGAGGGCTACTTCCTCGCCCGCGAGGGCATGAAGTGGTTCTGGGACCAGTACACGACGAGCGAGTCCGAGCGCGCCGAGGTCACCGCGTCCCCGCTCCGCGCCACCGAGGAGCAGCTCGCGACCTTCCCGCCGACGCTCGTCGTCACCGGCGAGGCCGACGTCCTCCGCGACGAGGGCGAGGCGTTCGCGGCCAAGCTGCGCCGCGCGGGCGTCGAGGTGACCGCCGTCCGCTACGGCGGGATCATCCACGACTTCGTGATGGTGAACAGCATGCACGACACCCCGCAGGCCAAGGCCGCGGTCACCCAAGCCGTCGCCCACCTCTCCGCAGCCCTGGCGAGCCGAGCATGA
- a CDS encoding alpha/beta fold hydrolase: MSTPTIVLVHGAFADSASYAPVTRALLDQGHTVRVPAVPNRSLLGDAAYVRSVVEKIDGPVLLVGHSYGGAVITVAGAAENVVGLVYLAGYALDEGESLGALQGGFPDSDLAANLVYTPFPVPGAEDGTDVSVDVAAFPEVFAAGVDRRTTEVLAVSQRPLAALAFGEEAPVAAWRTKPAWGIVSAADHTINPAVERFGYERGGFRSVVELDAPHLVMLSHPDEVVAFIVDAATAVA; this comes from the coding sequence ATGTCGACACCCACCATCGTGCTCGTCCACGGAGCGTTCGCGGACTCCGCGAGCTACGCCCCGGTCACCCGCGCCCTGCTCGACCAGGGCCACACCGTCCGCGTGCCCGCGGTGCCGAACCGCAGCCTGCTCGGCGACGCCGCGTACGTCCGCTCGGTCGTCGAGAAGATCGACGGCCCCGTCCTGCTCGTCGGCCACTCGTACGGCGGCGCGGTCATCACCGTCGCCGGCGCCGCCGAGAACGTCGTGGGGCTCGTGTACCTCGCCGGCTACGCGCTCGACGAGGGCGAGAGCCTCGGCGCGCTGCAGGGCGGCTTCCCGGACTCCGACCTCGCGGCGAACCTCGTCTACACGCCCTTCCCTGTGCCCGGCGCCGAGGACGGCACGGACGTCTCCGTCGACGTCGCCGCGTTCCCCGAGGTCTTCGCCGCCGGGGTCGACCGCCGGACCACCGAGGTCCTCGCCGTCTCGCAGCGCCCCCTCGCGGCCCTGGCCTTCGGCGAGGAGGCCCCCGTCGCCGCCTGGCGGACGAAGCCCGCGTGGGGCATCGTCTCGGCCGCCGACCACACCATCAACCCGGCCGTCGAGCGGTTCGGCTACGAGCGCGGCGGCTTCCGCTCGGTCGTCGAGCTCGACGCCCCGCACCTCGTCATGCTGTCGCACCCCGACGAGGTCGTCGCTTTCATCGTCGACGCCGCCACCGCGGTCGCCTGA
- a CDS encoding helix-turn-helix domain-containing protein has product MDDETVQLGADETVQLGAYLRAHRDRLRPDQAGLPVTRGRRVLGLRRQEVAELAGISADYYLRLEQGKDRRPSVQVLSALARTFHLDPDGRDHLFRLAGQHGPRSSAPSADLEGLVAMVSAWSGVPAVVVDPHQDLVVVNALGRWFVPSGSDVGDNLLEALVDQVAHTTDPRLLREREIAVADATAALRFHGDPASPRLAALVRGLSARSAVVRRVWDSQEARPRRAGTVTVDVGTARTDGAAEGGAVTGSTATAVTFRSQTLEVHGGAAFLTTFYGTPGSPAAAALAAVDATARPGRRAEVSDPRVGATLGV; this is encoded by the coding sequence GTGGACGACGAGACCGTGCAGCTCGGGGCGGACGAGACCGTGCAGCTCGGGGCGTACCTGCGGGCGCACCGCGACCGCCTCCGACCCGACCAGGCCGGCCTGCCCGTGACCCGGGGGCGCAGGGTCCTCGGGCTCCGCCGCCAGGAGGTCGCCGAGCTCGCCGGGATCAGCGCCGACTACTACCTGCGCCTCGAGCAGGGCAAGGACCGCCGCCCCTCCGTGCAGGTGCTGTCCGCCCTGGCCCGCACCTTCCACCTCGACCCCGACGGTCGCGACCACCTGTTCCGGCTCGCCGGGCAGCACGGTCCGAGGTCGAGCGCACCGTCCGCCGACCTCGAGGGCCTGGTCGCGATGGTGTCCGCCTGGTCGGGTGTCCCGGCGGTCGTGGTCGACCCGCACCAGGACCTCGTGGTCGTGAACGCGCTCGGGCGGTGGTTCGTCCCGTCCGGCAGCGATGTCGGCGACAACCTGCTCGAGGCGCTCGTCGACCAGGTCGCGCACACGACCGACCCCCGCCTGCTGCGGGAGCGCGAGATCGCGGTCGCCGACGCGACGGCCGCCCTCCGGTTCCACGGCGACCCGGCCTCGCCGCGCCTGGCGGCGCTCGTCCGCGGGCTGTCCGCGCGGTCCGCGGTCGTCCGCCGGGTGTGGGACAGCCAGGAGGCCCGTCCCCGGCGGGCGGGCACGGTCACCGTGGACGTCGGGACGGCCCGCACCGACGGGGCGGCCGAAGGGGGCGCGGTCACCGGGAGCACGGCCACCGCGGTGACGTTCCGCTCGCAGACCCTCGAGGTGCACGGGGGTGCCGCGTTCCTCACCACCTTCTACGGGACGCCGGGGAGCCCCGCGGCCGCAGCACTCGCCGCCGTCGACGCGACGGCCCGCCCGGGTCGTCGTGCCGAGGTGTCCGATCCGCGCGTCGGTGCCACACTGGGCGTGTGA